One window from the genome of Erwinia sorbitola encodes:
- a CDS encoding LysR family transcriptional regulator — MNLKQLYYFRRLAEKEHYTAAAASLFITQPSLSHAISELEKELGVMLFAKQGRNIRITEEGKQFLPYVEKAIAELENGCAALQKFNSNARETVNLAFIYTMGERVVPQLIERFGQQPGQPPADFSFFQGTTSAIVQELKADSFDLAICSHLSHENEIEFTPIISQELVLVTSRHHPLAQRNTMSIDLSEAMAWPFVFFSEKSGLRPFIDRIFSQKNLVPKIACYVEEDTAMVGLVSINYGIAIMPRITTLDYSDVKVMSITDPGETRYIYLAARKGRQLSPVANAFKQFIIQHCQSELELK, encoded by the coding sequence ATGAACCTGAAGCAACTCTACTATTTTAGGCGCCTGGCCGAAAAAGAGCATTATACTGCCGCCGCTGCCAGCCTGTTTATTACCCAGCCCTCTCTCAGCCACGCTATTTCTGAACTGGAAAAAGAACTTGGCGTGATGCTGTTTGCAAAGCAGGGAAGAAATATACGTATTACCGAAGAGGGAAAACAGTTTCTGCCCTATGTGGAAAAGGCCATTGCTGAACTGGAGAACGGCTGTGCTGCGCTGCAAAAATTTAACAGCAACGCACGCGAAACCGTTAACCTGGCTTTTATCTATACCATGGGGGAGCGGGTGGTCCCGCAGCTGATTGAACGCTTTGGCCAGCAGCCCGGGCAGCCGCCCGCAGACTTCAGCTTCTTCCAGGGCACGACCAGCGCTATCGTGCAGGAGCTGAAAGCTGACAGTTTCGATCTGGCAATCTGCTCACATTTAAGCCATGAAAATGAGATCGAGTTCACCCCGATTATCAGTCAGGAGCTGGTGCTGGTGACCTCCCGACATCATCCGCTGGCGCAGCGTAATACCATGAGCATTGATCTCAGCGAGGCGATGGCGTGGCCATTTGTATTTTTCTCAGAAAAAAGCGGATTAAGACCTTTTATTGATCGGATATTCAGCCAGAAGAATCTGGTTCCTAAAATTGCCTGTTATGTTGAAGAGGATACGGCGATGGTGGGATTAGTCAGTATTAATTATGGCATTGCCATTATGCCGCGCATTACTACGCTGGATTATTCCGATGTGAAAGTAATGAGTATTACCGATCCGGGCGAGACACGTTATATTTATCTGGCGGCACGAAAAGGCCGGCAGTTATCTCCGGTTGCTAATGCTTTTAAGCAGTTTATTATTCAGCACTGCCAGTCTGAGCTGGAGTTAAAATAA
- the aroD gene encoding type I 3-dehydroquinate dehydratase: MTAIVNVKNITFGAGKPLICVPLIGRTLAAISEDARQLAEIQADVIEWRADHFESVDDVNAVKAALQQVRAILPQVPLLFTFRSKKEGGEHELSDDAYFNLNSEIARSGLVDLIDVELFNEEPRIRALVAQAHSAGVKVIMSNHDFHKTPSKTEIIARLCRMQTLGADLPKIAVMPQSPHDVLVLLDATLTMKEEHATCPLITMSMGKTGVISRLAGEVFGSAMTFGAARQASAPGQIAVQSLREMLNVLSH; encoded by the coding sequence ATGACCGCTATCGTAAACGTTAAAAACATCACTTTTGGCGCAGGCAAACCGCTAATCTGTGTTCCTCTGATAGGACGCACACTGGCCGCCATTAGTGAAGATGCCCGTCAGCTGGCAGAAATTCAGGCAGATGTGATTGAGTGGCGCGCTGACCACTTTGAGTCCGTTGACGACGTGAATGCCGTAAAGGCTGCGCTGCAACAGGTCCGCGCTATTTTGCCGCAGGTGCCGTTGCTGTTTACCTTCCGCAGTAAAAAGGAGGGCGGCGAGCATGAACTGAGCGATGATGCCTATTTTAATCTTAATAGCGAGATTGCCCGCAGCGGGTTGGTGGATTTGATTGATGTAGAGCTGTTTAACGAGGAACCACGCATCCGCGCGCTGGTCGCCCAGGCACATAGCGCTGGCGTGAAGGTGATTATGAGCAACCATGATTTCCATAAGACACCGAGTAAAACGGAGATTATTGCCCGTCTTTGCCGGATGCAAACCCTGGGTGCTGACCTGCCGAAAATCGCGGTGATGCCGCAGTCGCCCCATGATGTGCTGGTACTGCTGGATGCCACACTGACCATGAAAGAGGAACACGCCACCTGTCCTCTGATTACCATGTCGATGGGGAAAACCGGCGTGATCAGCCGTCTGGCCGGGGAAGTGTTCGGTTCAGCGATGACCTTTGGAGCAGCGCGCCAGGCATCGGCTCCGGGGCAGATTGCCGTGCAGTCGCTGCGTGAGATGCTCAATGTACTGAGCCACTAA
- a CDS encoding LacI family DNA-binding transcriptional regulator: MRKRRSSGRVTLQDVADYVGVGAMTVSRVMRTPELVSEKVRSKVEQAARALGYEASPEASELAAQSGTRVTLQDVARHAGVGPMTVSRALRDPSQVSDASLKKIQQAVITLGYVPNQAAATLASSQLHTVAVLYPFQHDRASTRFVQALQQTLSKQPFQLIMACHEYHQYGETPLVEKLLQHRPSALVLFGAQLSKKTCDLIESAELVTVNVCGAERFSADIILDIAINDAAERLTTHLLDKGYRRIAFIGAQTDNRLHKQQLNGWHKAMMAHYQNADLMITVPDAPSLEFGRYALGQLLQNQPDLDAIICSHEEIAFGVLSECQRRLLKVPYDMAVACLDGSANCDHTFPALTSMRLNYEKLGHQVGQRLMAMLDDAPQPLEEQVKFSLEPGASS; encoded by the coding sequence ATGCGCAAGCGTCGCAGTAGTGGTCGGGTGACGCTACAGGATGTGGCCGATTACGTCGGCGTTGGGGCCATGACCGTGTCGCGCGTAATGCGCACACCTGAGCTGGTTTCTGAAAAAGTCCGCAGTAAAGTGGAACAGGCCGCCCGCGCACTCGGCTATGAGGCCAGCCCGGAGGCCAGTGAACTGGCAGCCCAGAGCGGTACGCGCGTAACACTTCAGGATGTTGCCCGCCATGCAGGCGTCGGACCGATGACGGTTTCACGCGCATTACGTGATCCGAGCCAGGTGTCTGATGCCTCATTAAAGAAGATTCAGCAGGCTGTTATCACTCTCGGCTACGTGCCCAATCAGGCCGCTGCCACGCTGGCCTCATCCCAGCTGCATACGGTAGCGGTGCTCTATCCCTTTCAGCATGACCGCGCCAGCACCCGTTTTGTTCAGGCATTGCAACAAACCCTGAGTAAACAGCCTTTTCAGCTGATTATGGCCTGTCATGAATACCATCAGTACGGTGAAACGCCGCTGGTAGAGAAACTACTGCAACACCGCCCTTCGGCGCTGGTGCTTTTTGGTGCGCAGCTGTCAAAAAAGACCTGCGACCTGATTGAGTCCGCAGAACTGGTAACGGTAAATGTCTGCGGCGCAGAGCGTTTTTCTGCTGATATCATCCTCGATATTGCCATCAACGACGCCGCCGAACGGCTGACCACACATCTGCTGGACAAAGGCTACCGCCGGATTGCTTTTATTGGTGCGCAGACTGATAACCGCCTGCACAAGCAGCAGCTTAACGGCTGGCATAAAGCGATGATGGCGCACTATCAAAATGCCGATCTGATGATTACCGTTCCCGATGCGCCCAGCTTAGAGTTTGGCCGCTATGCTTTGGGCCAGCTGCTGCAAAATCAGCCGGATCTGGATGCAATTATCTGTAGCCATGAGGAGATAGCCTTCGGCGTGCTTTCGGAGTGCCAGCGGCGGCTGCTCAAAGTTCCCTACGATATGGCGGTGGCATGCCTCGACGGTTCAGCCAATTGCGATCACACCTTTCCGGCGCTGACCTCAATGCGCCTTAATTACGAAAAGCTCGGCCATCAGGTGGGTCAGCGCCTGATGGCAATGCTAGATGATGCCCCACAGCCGCTGGAAGAGCAGGTAAAATTCAGCCTTGAGCCGGGTGCCAGCAGCTAA
- a CDS encoding oxidoreductase has protein sequence MNRYRHLFTPITINGMRLKNRIIMPPMGTNFAGLNGEVSEQQLDYYSLRAKGGTALITIENVCIDFPFATNGTTQLRIDNDQYIPGLFRLTERLHQHGACVSVQLNHAGASAYAARLNQQQPLSSSTQPSKKNGTIPRAMSVEEIYQVVDKFGDAAQRARQAGFDCVEIHAGHSYLLCQFLSPIYNQREDEFGGSPENRARIVRLVVDKVREKVGPRFPISLRFSMDDFVEGGNHPQEMLALLEHCQQNVDMLNVSAALNDTLQLQIDQMDLPDGWKRYLSRDVRQRFGKPTVIAGNIRNPAIAEDILASGDADLLAIGRGLIAEPAWVNKVQSGQEHLMRHCISCNIGCADHRIARSRPIRCSINPDILHGDAYRQRHVSRPLKVVVIGGGTAGMEAACTAAEVGCQTWLLEAQPQLGGLARDIARLPEKQRIAGFPQFMERRLRALNNLAVITGKHASVSDVAALLPDLVVNATGSTPLLPPINGLMDFIDRPGSRVFSITGLLSGIDNFTDNADKRVVVVGGGAVGLDVCEFFAKRGARVTLVEMLDAPGRDLDLITKNSMLTMLDEHQVTLWMQTRLMAVHGEHFSVKKDDALHELPFDFGFVCLGMRANQQGLDALQQWAASEQIRVMNIGDSVMARRIIDGVREGHDVLTTLEDMGCLA, from the coding sequence ATGAATCGTTATCGCCATCTTTTCACCCCAATTACCATCAATGGCATGCGTTTAAAAAATCGTATTATTATGCCGCCGATGGGAACTAATTTTGCCGGGTTAAATGGAGAAGTCAGTGAACAGCAGCTGGATTATTATTCGCTGAGAGCAAAAGGCGGCACTGCACTGATAACGATTGAAAATGTCTGCATTGATTTCCCGTTTGCCACTAACGGCACGACCCAGCTACGCATTGATAATGACCAGTATATTCCCGGCCTGTTTCGCCTGACGGAACGCCTGCATCAGCATGGTGCCTGCGTCTCGGTTCAGCTTAACCACGCCGGAGCATCTGCCTACGCGGCACGCCTTAATCAGCAGCAGCCCCTCTCCTCCTCAACGCAGCCTTCGAAAAAGAACGGCACAATCCCACGCGCCATGAGCGTGGAGGAAATTTATCAGGTAGTAGATAAATTTGGTGATGCTGCACAGCGCGCCCGTCAGGCAGGTTTTGACTGCGTTGAGATCCATGCAGGGCACTCCTATCTGCTGTGTCAGTTTCTCTCTCCAATCTACAACCAGCGTGAAGATGAGTTTGGCGGTTCGCCGGAGAACCGTGCGCGCATCGTGCGGCTGGTGGTGGATAAAGTGCGTGAGAAAGTTGGTCCCCGCTTCCCTATCAGCCTGCGTTTCAGCATGGATGACTTTGTAGAAGGCGGTAATCATCCGCAGGAGATGCTGGCCCTGCTGGAACACTGCCAGCAGAACGTGGATATGCTCAACGTCTCAGCGGCATTAAACGATACCCTGCAATTACAGATTGACCAGATGGATCTGCCCGACGGCTGGAAACGTTACCTGTCACGGGACGTGCGCCAGCGCTTCGGCAAACCAACGGTGATCGCCGGCAATATCCGTAATCCGGCCATTGCAGAAGATATCCTCGCCAGCGGTGACGCCGACCTGCTGGCCATCGGGCGCGGGCTTATCGCCGAACCGGCGTGGGTCAATAAAGTACAAAGTGGTCAGGAGCACCTGATGCGCCACTGCATCTCCTGCAATATTGGCTGCGCCGACCATCGCATTGCACGTTCACGCCCCATCCGCTGCTCAATCAACCCCGATATTCTGCACGGTGATGCTTACCGGCAGCGCCATGTCAGCCGGCCGCTCAAGGTGGTGGTGATTGGCGGCGGCACTGCTGGCATGGAAGCAGCCTGCACCGCCGCCGAAGTCGGCTGTCAGACCTGGCTACTGGAAGCACAGCCGCAGCTGGGCGGCCTGGCACGCGACATCGCCCGCCTGCCTGAAAAACAGAGGATTGCCGGGTTCCCGCAGTTTATGGAACGCCGCCTGCGCGCGCTGAACAACCTTGCAGTGATCACCGGTAAACATGCCAGCGTCAGCGATGTCGCCGCCCTTCTTCCTGACCTGGTAGTCAACGCCACCGGCTCCACCCCGCTGCTGCCGCCGATTAACGGTCTGATGGACTTTATCGACCGCCCTGGCAGCCGGGTGTTCTCCATTACCGGCCTGCTTTCCGGTATCGACAACTTTACCGACAACGCAGATAAACGCGTGGTGGTCGTAGGCGGTGGTGCTGTCGGGCTGGACGTCTGCGAATTTTTCGCCAAACGCGGTGCCCGCGTCACCCTGGTAGAAATGCTGGATGCCCCGGGCCGCGACCTCGATCTGATCACCAAAAACTCAATGCTGACAATGCTCGACGAACACCAGGTCACGCTGTGGATGCAGACCCGGCTGATGGCGGTTCATGGTGAGCATTTTAGCGTGAAGAAAGACGATGCCCTGCACGAACTGCCCTTCGACTTCGGCTTTGTCTGCCTCGGTATGCGCGCCAACCAGCAAGGGCTGGATGCGTTGCAACAGTGGGCGGCCAGCGAGCAGATAAGAGTTATGAACATCGGCGACAGCGTGATGGCACGTCGCATTATTGATGGCGTTCGCGAAGGGCATGACGTGCTCACCACTCTGGAAGATATGGGCTGCCTGGCGTGA
- a CDS encoding shikimate dehydrogenase, with protein sequence MAERITGHTELIGLIATPIRHSLSPTMHNEAFAHLGLDYVYLAFDVGNKELKEVIDGFRALNLRGFNVSMPNKTTVCQHLDQLSPASQLVGAVNTVVNDNGVLTGHITDGTGYMRALVEENINIIGEKMTLCGAGGAATAICVQAALDGVREISIFNQRDAFWDNAQATIRKIQDNTRCVVNLYDIADTQKLRNEIDDSMIFTNATGIGMKPFEGVMLLPDESFLRPDLIVSDVVYKPQQTRLLEVARKKGCRTVNGLGMMLWQGAAAFEIWTGKEMPVDYIKNILF encoded by the coding sequence ATGGCAGAACGCATCACTGGTCATACCGAACTGATTGGATTGATCGCCACCCCCATCCGTCACAGCCTCTCTCCCACCATGCATAACGAGGCTTTCGCCCATCTTGGTCTGGATTACGTCTATCTGGCGTTCGACGTGGGCAATAAAGAGCTGAAAGAGGTGATCGACGGATTCCGTGCACTAAACCTGCGTGGCTTTAATGTCTCAATGCCGAATAAAACTACCGTATGTCAGCATCTTGACCAGCTTTCTCCAGCCTCACAGCTGGTGGGCGCGGTGAATACCGTGGTTAATGATAACGGCGTACTGACCGGGCATATCACCGACGGCACGGGCTATATGCGTGCGCTGGTGGAGGAGAATATCAATATTATCGGCGAGAAAATGACGCTGTGTGGTGCCGGTGGTGCCGCCACGGCAATCTGTGTGCAGGCTGCGCTGGACGGTGTGCGCGAAATCTCCATCTTCAACCAGCGTGACGCCTTCTGGGATAATGCGCAGGCCACAATCCGTAAAATCCAGGACAATACCCGCTGCGTGGTAAATCTTTACGATATTGCCGATACGCAAAAGCTGCGCAATGAGATCGATGACAGCATGATTTTTACCAATGCGACTGGCATTGGCATGAAGCCGTTTGAAGGCGTGATGCTACTGCCGGATGAGAGCTTCCTGCGCCCCGATCTTATCGTCTCTGATGTGGTGTACAAGCCACAGCAAACCCGGTTGCTGGAAGTCGCCCGCAAAAAAGGTTGTCGCACTGTCAACGGGTTAGGCATGATGCTGTGGCAAGGGGCGGCAGCCTTCGAAATCTGGACAGGGAAAGAAATGCCGGTCGACTACATCAAAAACATCCTGTTCTGA
- a CDS encoding PTS sugar transporter subunit IIB translates to MKITVVCGNGLGTSLMMEMSIKSIVKELGVNAEVDHVDLGSAKGTASDIFVGTSDIAEQLVAQQVGGKIVSLKNMVDKVAMKERISAALTELGAL, encoded by the coding sequence ATGAAAATTACCGTGGTATGTGGCAACGGTCTCGGTACCAGCCTGATGATGGAAATGAGTATTAAAAGTATCGTTAAAGAACTGGGTGTTAACGCGGAAGTTGACCATGTCGATCTTGGTTCAGCTAAAGGCACCGCCAGCGATATTTTCGTCGGCACCTCTGATATTGCCGAGCAGCTGGTGGCACAGCAGGTGGGTGGCAAGATTGTCTCCCTGAAAAACATGGTAGATAAAGTGGCGATGAAAGAGCGCATCTCTGCGGCGTTGACCGAACTCGGCGCATTATAA
- a CDS encoding PTS ascorbate transporter subunit IIC: protein MEFFRFLMSDVLSEPSILVGLIALIGLVAQKKPATEVIKGTVKTVMGFLILGAGAGLIVSSLGDFAAIFHHAFGIPGVVPNNEAIVAVAQKSFGTEMAMIMFFAMVINIAIARFTPWKYIFLTGHHTLFMSMMVAVILATAGMKGASLIAVGSLVVGVSMVFFPAIIHPYMKKVTGSDDVAFGHFSAISQLLSAWIGSKFGNKEKSTEDMEVPKSLLFLRDTPVAIAFTMFFIFIFTCLVAGPSTVKEMNAGGKNWFMFSLMQSITFAAGVYIVLQGVRMVIAEIVPAFKGISDKLVPNAKPALDCPVVFPYAPNAVLVGFLSSFAAGVLGMFLLYALNMTVIIPGVVPHFFVGAAAGVFGNATGGRRGAILGAFTNGLLITFIPVFLLPVLGSIGLANTTFSDSDFGAVGILLGLIVR from the coding sequence ATGGAATTTTTCCGTTTCTTAATGAGCGATGTGTTATCCGAACCCTCTATTCTGGTGGGGCTGATAGCGCTAATCGGTCTGGTGGCGCAGAAAAAACCGGCCACTGAAGTTATCAAAGGCACGGTGAAAACCGTAATGGGCTTCCTGATCCTCGGGGCAGGGGCCGGACTGATCGTCTCTTCACTGGGCGACTTTGCGGCTATCTTCCATCATGCTTTCGGTATTCCGGGTGTCGTGCCGAACAACGAAGCGATTGTTGCTGTAGCGCAGAAGAGTTTCGGCACTGAGATGGCGATGATTATGTTCTTCGCTATGGTGATTAACATCGCTATTGCCCGCTTTACACCATGGAAATATATCTTCCTCACTGGTCATCACACGCTGTTTATGTCGATGATGGTTGCGGTGATCCTGGCAACCGCAGGGATGAAAGGTGCCAGCCTGATTGCCGTAGGTTCGCTGGTAGTTGGTGTATCGATGGTGTTTTTCCCGGCGATTATCCATCCGTATATGAAGAAGGTGACCGGATCTGACGATGTGGCTTTTGGTCACTTCTCGGCAATCTCTCAGCTACTTTCCGCCTGGATCGGCAGTAAATTCGGTAATAAAGAGAAGTCTACCGAAGATATGGAAGTGCCGAAAAGTCTGCTGTTCCTGCGTGATACGCCGGTGGCGATCGCCTTTACCATGTTCTTTATCTTTATCTTCACTTGTCTGGTAGCAGGCCCGTCCACGGTGAAAGAGATGAATGCCGGTGGTAAAAACTGGTTTATGTTCTCGCTGATGCAGTCCATCACCTTTGCTGCCGGTGTCTACATTGTGCTTCAGGGTGTGCGGATGGTGATTGCCGAAATCGTCCCGGCGTTTAAGGGGATCTCTGACAAACTGGTGCCAAACGCAAAACCGGCACTCGACTGCCCGGTGGTGTTCCCTTATGCACCCAATGCTGTGCTGGTGGGCTTTCTGAGCAGCTTTGCCGCCGGGGTGCTGGGGATGTTCCTGCTGTATGCGCTGAATATGACGGTGATCATTCCGGGCGTGGTGCCGCACTTCTTCGTCGGCGCTGCCGCCGGGGTGTTCGGTAATGCCACCGGCGGCCGCCGTGGCGCCATCCTTGGTGCCTTCACCAATGGCCTGCTGATCACCTTTATTCCGGTGTTCCTGCTGCCGGTGCTGGGCAGTATTGGACTGGCGAACACCACCTTCAGTGACTCGGATTTCGGTGCTGTCGGTATCCTTTTAGGTCTGATTGTACGTTAA
- a CDS encoding PTS sugar transporter subunit IIA, with the protein MLKELLTADVVQIIPACADWREAVSLSCQPLRDNGTIEASYVEAIYRSHEAIGPYYVVGPGIAMPHARPEDGANKMGVSLTVIREGVNFDSDGNDPVHLLIVLAATDSNSHIGIITALAHLFDTPEDTASLMAATEVEQILSIVSRY; encoded by the coding sequence ATGCTTAAAGAATTACTGACAGCCGACGTTGTTCAGATTATCCCTGCCTGCGCTGACTGGCGTGAGGCTGTCTCACTTTCCTGTCAGCCACTGCGTGATAACGGCACCATTGAAGCCAGCTATGTCGAGGCAATTTACCGCTCGCATGAGGCTATTGGTCCATATTACGTCGTTGGCCCCGGTATCGCTATGCCTCATGCACGTCCTGAAGATGGTGCCAACAAAATGGGCGTCAGTCTGACGGTGATCCGCGAGGGCGTGAATTTTGATTCTGACGGCAATGACCCGGTACATCTGCTGATCGTGCTGGCCGCGACCGACAGTAACAGCCATATCGGCATTATTACCGCGCTCGCCCATCTTTTCGATACCCCTGAAGATACCGCGTCGCTGATGGCAGCGACAGAGGTTGAACAGATTTTATCCATTGTTTCACGTTACTAA
- a CDS encoding MFS transporter yields the protein MKKNTYIPTAAGLYLNYLVHGMGVLLMTLNMSHLEQQWQTNAAGVSVVISSLGFGRLVVLFISGMLSDKFGRKPFIYLGMLCYLGFFFGILSSQSITTAFAFGFLAGMANSFLDSGTYPALMESFPNSASTANILIKAFVSGGQFLLPFIISAIVLADLWFGWSFIVAAAIMLLNAIYLLKRPFPDHRALAKPVISTSEQTGTSPQPQQNNSNLLDIACFTLYGYISMATFYLVSQWLAQYGQFVAGMSYASAIKLLSIYTVGSLTCVFVTAALVKKAVSSVNLLMLYTFISLLALITVCLHPTPPVVIGFAFVIGFSAAGGVMQLGLTIMAMSFPHAKGKATGIFYSAGSLATFTIPLITAKLSQTSIASIMWFDVGIAAAGFALALFIGYRQLAARSAALQINRVQV from the coding sequence ATGAAAAAAAATACCTACATTCCCACCGCCGCCGGGCTGTACCTTAACTATCTGGTGCATGGCATGGGGGTGCTGTTAATGACCCTCAATATGTCTCACCTGGAACAGCAGTGGCAGACCAACGCCGCCGGGGTCTCTGTGGTGATCTCATCGCTGGGTTTTGGCCGTCTGGTCGTGCTGTTTATCTCCGGCATGCTGTCTGATAAGTTTGGCCGTAAGCCTTTTATCTATCTCGGAATGCTGTGCTATCTGGGCTTCTTCTTTGGCATTCTCAGTTCGCAGAGCATTACCACGGCTTTTGCCTTCGGCTTCCTCGCCGGCATGGCAAACAGCTTCCTTGATTCCGGCACCTACCCGGCACTGATGGAGTCGTTCCCCAACTCAGCCAGCACCGCTAATATCCTGATCAAAGCTTTCGTGTCAGGTGGACAGTTCCTGCTGCCGTTTATTATCAGCGCTATCGTGCTGGCGGATCTGTGGTTTGGCTGGTCGTTCATCGTGGCGGCCGCCATTATGCTGCTGAATGCGATCTACCTGTTGAAACGTCCGTTCCCGGATCACCGGGCGCTGGCAAAACCGGTCATCAGCACCAGCGAACAGACCGGCACCTCACCGCAGCCGCAGCAGAACAACAGCAACCTGCTGGATATCGCCTGTTTCACGCTGTACGGCTATATCTCAATGGCAACGTTCTACCTGGTCAGCCAGTGGCTGGCGCAGTACGGCCAGTTTGTTGCCGGAATGTCCTACGCCTCGGCGATTAAGCTGCTAAGTATCTATACCGTCGGCTCCCTGACCTGTGTATTTGTGACCGCTGCACTGGTGAAAAAGGCCGTCAGCTCAGTGAACCTGCTGATGTTGTATACCTTTATCTCGCTGCTGGCGCTAATAACCGTCTGCCTGCATCCAACCCCTCCGGTGGTGATTGGCTTCGCCTTTGTAATCGGCTTCTCGGCGGCAGGTGGGGTCATGCAGCTGGGTCTGACGATTATGGCGATGAGCTTCCCACACGCCAAAGGGAAAGCTACCGGTATTTTCTACAGCGCCGGGAGCCTGGCCACATTCACCATTCCGCTGATCACCGCGAAGCTGTCACAAACCAGTATCGCCAGTATTATGTGGTTTGACGTTGGCATTGCAGCGGCGGGTTTCGCCCTTGCCCTGTTTATTGGCTATCGCCAGCTTGCAGCGCGCAGCGCGGCCTTGCAGATTAATCGTGTGCAGGTTTAG
- a CDS encoding Aca2/YdiL-like domain-containing protein, with amino-acid sequence MNYLELQALRHIFLLSIEEAASYIAKDNDPAAWKKRELGQEEISEKIIHRFEELLIQRQHHMNAIIDKINLRIGNNTMKYFPTFEEFKQARPGEDLLAWKTYQSVAAELYSRGLERLC; translated from the coding sequence ATGAATTATTTAGAACTCCAGGCATTACGTCATATTTTCCTTCTCAGTATCGAAGAAGCTGCTAGCTATATTGCTAAGGATAACGATCCCGCAGCGTGGAAAAAAAGAGAGTTGGGGCAAGAAGAGATCAGCGAGAAAATTATCCACCGCTTTGAAGAGTTGTTGATTCAACGTCAACATCACATGAACGCCATAATTGACAAAATTAACCTGCGTATCGGAAATAACACTATGAAATATTTCCCTACCTTTGAAGAATTCAAACAGGCCAGACCGGGCGAAGATCTTTTAGCATGGAAAACCTATCAGTCAGTGGCTGCTGAACTTTACTCTCGCGGGCTGGAACGGCTCTGCTAA